TCAGCGCTGGCTCGCGCGGCCGAAGGCGAGCGTGGCTGAAGCGACGGGTCGTCTTGGAGGCCACGCCGGTGGGGGCCGCGACGAGGAGCTGGACCTGTCGGCGGAAGACCCTCGCCTGGGTGCTGAGGACGAGGCGGCCGGCGGGCAGACCGGCAAAGGGCAGCCGCAGGCGATAGGCCGAATGCCGCGGCGGGGCGCTCAGCCGCTCGGGATGCAGCGTGATCACGATCGGCTCGTCGCGGGCCTCGAGCAGGTAGGGGAGCTGTCGCTGCTCGGCGTCGACGAGGCGCAGATCGCGCAGGCCATGGGCATGGGCCAGCACGGCGGCATCGAGGGGCACCGCCCGGAGTCCGCCCGGGCCGGCAGCGAGCTCGCGCCGGTAGCGGAAGCGCTGCAGCGGCAGGGGCGGCCCCGCGGCGCGGACGTCGCGCGGCGCGTCCTCGGTGGCTGGCGCCCCTGCTGAGCGGGCGAGCCTGGCGCTGCCCCCGCTGCCTCCGCTGCTCCGTCCGAGGTCCCCGCTCGGGCGGAAACGCGCCGAGGGGGCGCCCCAGCGAGCGGAAGCCAGGCTGAGCCGATCGAGCGTGCCGCGGGCGGCCTCGAGATCGTAGCGCGGCGCCTTCAGCCTCGCGTGGCCGTAGCGCGCCGTCAGCGCGGCGCCATCGGTCGATTCGAAGTAGATCCAGGGTTGCGGGGTGAAGACGGCTTGCAGCGTGGCGAGTGCCAGGGGCGGGTTGTTGCCGTCGTCGACCACGAGATCCAGCTCGCGTCCGGAGGGCGCGCTGATCGGAATCCGCAGATCGGCGGCCGCCGAATCGCCTCGCACCGCGCGCCGCAGCACCGCCCGGCCGAGCAGAACCGGTGCGAGCGCGCCGCCGCGGATCCGCGACTCGAGGACCCAGGCGAGGCGCAGCAGGTCGCCCTTGGCACCCTCGAGTTCGAGGGCCTCGATCGGCAGGCGCGCCGCGGGCAGGCGGACGCGAAAGCGACTGCGACCCGGCTCGGCGCGGAGCCGAGTGAAGGGCAGGCTGGCCCTCAGGGGCGGAGACCCCTCGGCAGCGCGCACAGCGCGCACCGCTGCGCGCCGCGGCAGGCCGAGCAGTGCGCTGGAGCGGTCGTCCCAGGCGAGGCGCAGATATTGGAACGCACCGGCGGCGAAGGCCAGCTCGCGCCGGCGGAGCCGCTCGTCGGGAAGGTCGAAGAGGGTGGCGCTCTCGACCAGCACGACCCAGTGGCGGCGATCGGCGCTGCCCTCGAGCCGCACGCGCTTCAGCCAGGGCGCAGCCAGGCCCTCGAGGCGCAGGCGATCGAGGCGCAGGGGCCTTCCGAGCTCGAGCTCGAAGCCGGACGAGGTCTTGGTCGCGGGGGTCGCTCGGATCCTGCCACCGACCCACTGCGCGGGCGTGGGCCGCACGAAGATCAACAGATAGGGCACCTCGCGCCCCTGGCGGTCGACGAGCCGCAGGTCGGCCAGTCCCCCGGCGGCGCGAGCCCCGGCGAGCAGCTCGGCATCGACGGCGAGGCGCTGCGGCCCTCGGCCTCCCGGCAACACCTCGCGCTCGCGCGCGAAGCCGTCCTCCGCCGCGGCGCTGGCGACAAGGTGCAGCAAGATGCAGCTCGCGAGGGCGAGGCGACGCATCATTCACCAGCCTTCGGGCGCGCCAGGACGAACTTCTGTAGCGCGATCGCCACCAGCGCCAGACAGATGGCCAGGCCGACGAAGGATCCGACGCGGAAGAGGCCGCCGAGCCGCCAGAGATCGTGCAGGAAGCACTTGGCGACGGTGATGACCAGAAGAATCAGCGCCGCGATCCGCGGCACGCGCCGCCGATAGGCGATGCCGGCGACGAGCAGTCCGATCGCGAAGAGTGCCCAGGCCAGGGTGTAGGTCAGGTCCTGGGCCAGGCTCGCGGAGAAATTGAAGGTGATCTGCGTGCCCGTCGCGTAGAAGTCGGCGATCTCGATGTTGATCAGCAGGAAGAGCAGCAGCGTTGCCCCGGCCGCCTGCAGGTCGGAGGCGCGCGGCCAGCGCGGGAAGATGCGGTCCTCCGTGCGTCGCAGCCAGACGCTGGCGGTGAAGAGCGCCGCGGCGGCCACCAGGTAGGTGTAGAGGTA
The Pseudomonadota bacterium DNA segment above includes these coding regions:
- a CDS encoding DUF3999 family protein, which encodes MRRLALASCILLHLVASAAAEDGFAREREVLPGGRGPQRLAVDAELLAGARAAGGLADLRLVDRQGREVPYLLIFVRPTPAQWVGGRIRATPATKTSSGFELELGRPLRLDRLRLEGLAAPWLKRVRLEGSADRRHWVVLVESATLFDLPDERLRRRELAFAAGAFQYLRLAWDDRSSALLGLPRRAAVRAVRAAEGSPPLRASLPFTRLRAEPGRSRFRVRLPAARLPIEALELEGAKGDLLRLAWVLESRIRGGALAPVLLGRAVLRRAVRGDSAAADLRIPISAPSGRELDLVVDDGNNPPLALATLQAVFTPQPWIYFESTDGAALTARYGHARLKAPRYDLEAARGTLDRLSLASARWGAPSARFRPSGDLGRSSGGSGGSARLARSAGAPATEDAPRDVRAAGPPLPLQRFRYRRELAAGPGGLRAVPLDAAVLAHAHGLRDLRLVDAEQRQLPYLLEARDEPIVITLHPERLSAPPRHSAYRLRLPFAGLPAGRLVLSTQARVFRRQVQLLVAAPTGVASKTTRRFSHARLRPREPALIAASDWSSVDPEERAPALYFELPRQGSSELRIMLAEGDNTPLPLAAVRLLLPARRLRFYRPARTRVRLLYGDPALPAPQYDLSLLAPLVLNAPAEELALGPEHAQALPAAPADHAQRYLLALLIVTVLILLALIVHLVRKSEPDPPDADPPEAREGAAR